From Brassica napus cultivar Da-Ae unplaced genomic scaffold, Da-Ae ScsIHWf_2276;HRSCAF=2934, whole genome shotgun sequence, a single genomic window includes:
- the LOC125600452 gene encoding uncharacterized protein At2g29880-like, with protein sequence METGEPSLPKKARAGYLQWTSQENQLLMRLLVDGIRRGWRDSNGSMTKTTVEAKILPVLNKQLGCNKSYKHYMNRMKSLGKEYNGYAELFRCSSGFGWDPITKRFTAPDEVCKEYFKGHPNSENMRDNTFEDFEDLQIIFESATARGNNSFGLGDDANAEAFEVENDVQEKEDGIHTENVTETNETTLRASKEKLPSRKRAKPNGDGDASESINPGDRSEKVLTEMIGVSTNIMNLMQQREERHQKEAEEKEAEKRKNNVWDVIKEIPDLEQDICYDAVTKIHTLNMKDVFLRMKVEERLGWIRRNV encoded by the exons ATGGAAACTGGAGAACCGTCGCTACCAAAAAAAGCTAGAGCTGGATATCTGCAATGGACATCTCAAGAGAATCAATTGTTGATGCGTCTTCTAGTTGATGGTATCAGGCGGGGATGGCGTGATTCAAATGGCTCCATGACCAAAACAACAGTCGAGGCGAAGATATTACCGGTTCTAAACAAACAGCTTGGATGCAATAAGAGTTACAAGCATTACATGAATCGAATGAAATCTTTGGGAAAAGAATATAATGGTTATGCTGAGCTTTTCCGATGTAGCTCTGGTTTTGGCTGGGACCCTATCACAAAACGATTCACAGCTCCAGATGAAGTATGTAAAGAATATTTTAAG GGACATCCAAACTCGGAAAATATGCGGGACAACACTTTTGAAGATTTTGAAGACTTACAAATCATTTTTGAAAGTGCTACAGCAAGGGGAAACAACTCATTTGGACTCGGTGATGATGCAAATGCTGAAGCTTTTGAAGTTGAGAATGATgttcaagaaaaagaagatggGATTCATACAGAGAATGTCACTGAAACCAATGAAACCACACTTAGAGCTTCTAAAGAAAAGTTGCCTTCTAGGAAGAGAGCTAAACCAAATGGTGATGGAGATGCATCAGAGTCAATTAATCCTGGTGATCGTTCTGAAAAGGTGCTAACTGAAATGATTGGAGTGAGCACTAATATCATGAACCTTATGcaacaaagagaagaaagacaTCAAAAAGAAGCTGAAGAAAAAGAAGCTGAAAAGAGAAAGAATAATGTTTGGGATGTAATCAAAGAGATTCCTGACTTGGAACAGGATATATGCTATGATGCAGTAACTAAAATTCATACGTTGAATATGAAAGACGTATTTCTTAGGATGAAGGTTGAAGAACGCTTGGGTTGGATCCGACGTAATGTTTAG